One stretch of Rhinolophus ferrumequinum isolate MPI-CBG mRhiFer1 chromosome 5, mRhiFer1_v1.p, whole genome shotgun sequence DNA includes these proteins:
- the LOC117022083 gene encoding uncharacterized protein LOC117022083 yields the protein MAQCVSLLVFLHGVLTLQMKGVLGLSDESSDSSPGYRKSYYIFQMLQIQRLKGKPENAFDRKAADLLAMRTSSVFGVPDIIRPTVNTAACFQLPPVPVIPRQSAPARTPPILGNTALSGPVLTLATQPKVSDRNGVTSVPGSLGTYFSVSARFSPIPQVLTTPGLPTKGALHSTSFPTSFTTKEPRGDITTDRDSLQDFSGVMCAANEMKELEPTQTEEALGVSDEPDNCPDLMALPGRETQTNKDLWTVRGAMKWMKQCDRLEAAGGVGGRLISPSLAHSHPILSLLHSALPMNLLHLLVSHSSQLPGLGT from the exons ATGGCCCAGTGTGTGAGTCTGCTGGTCTTTCTCCATGGAGTTCTTACACTTCAGATG AAAGGGGTGCTTGGTTTGTCAGATGAGAGCAGTGACAGCAGTCCTGGGTACAGAAAAAGCTACTACATCTTTCAGATGCTG CAAATTCAAAGACTGAAAGGGAAACCAGAGAATGCTTTTGACAGGAAGGCAGCCGACTTGCTAGCTATGCGGACTTCCAGTGTGTTTGGAGTGCCAGATATAATTAGACCAACTGTCAACACGGCAGCATGCTTCCAGCTTCCGCCAGTGCCTGTCATTCCTAGACAAAGTGCACCCGCTCGGACTCCTCCCATCCTGGGGAACACAGCTCTGAGCGGGCCTGTCCTCACACTCGCTACCCAGCCCAAGGTATCGGACAGAAATGGAGTGACCTCTGTACCTGGGAGCCTGGGGACCTACTTTAGCGTGTCAGCCAGGTTTTCCCCAATACCCCAAGTTCTGACTACTCCAGGATTGCCCACAAAGGGAGCACTTCACAGCACCAGCTTCCCCACTTCCTTCACAACTAAGGAGCCCCGAGGAGACAT AACGACTGACAGAGACTCACTCCAAGATTTTAGTGGTGTCATGTGTGCAGCAAATGAAATGAAGGAATTAGAACCGACTCAAACGGAGGAG GCACTGGGAGTCAGTGACGAACCAGACAACTGTCCTGACCTCATGGCGCTTCCAGGAAGagagacacaaacaaacaaagatctGTGGACAGTGCGTGGTGCTATGAAGTGGATGAAGCAGTGTGATAGGCTGGAGGCTGCTGGGGGGGTGGGTGGCAGGCTCATCTCCCCGTCCCTGGCTCATTCCCACCCCATCTTGTCTCTGCTTCATTCTGCTCTGCCGATGAACCTTCTGCACCTCTTGGTCTCCCACAGTTCACAGCTTCCTGGTTTAGGAACCTGA